A single genomic interval of Salinarchaeum sp. IM2453 harbors:
- the cruF gene encoding bisanhydrobacterioruberin hydratase: protein MDRRQITARLEKLVRNNRFTIAISFPLIGVFLLVSGREGLIPEWLAFNPYLLVFAVTVMALPLIAGIAPIIDRKAAFGLFLLVLFTWAIELTGVTYHIPYGEFSYQRDLGPMLPGDLAPFFSGEIPWALPIFYFPILLNGYLLAVLMLGDRSDSLYIRYPVVVALVIMLDLILDPGAVSLNFWEWNHPTELLGWDDPGIYYGVPVMNYLGWVVSGSIAVGLIHFSFDHEKIKTRLSECEFFLDDLINFAIFWGLVNLYFGNWAAFALTLVILTVLYRADWFDFAGIGTSNQSVSR from the coding sequence ATGGATCGTCGTCAGATCACAGCACGGCTTGAAAAGTTGGTACGAAACAACCGATTTACAATTGCAATTTCGTTCCCGCTTATTGGTGTCTTTTTGCTGGTTAGTGGTCGTGAGGGATTGATACCCGAATGGCTTGCATTTAATCCATACTTGCTGGTTTTTGCTGTTACGGTCATGGCACTCCCATTGATCGCGGGAATTGCCCCAATTATTGATCGAAAGGCTGCTTTTGGGCTGTTTCTACTGGTACTGTTTACATGGGCAATTGAATTGACTGGCGTTACATACCACATTCCATATGGAGAGTTCTCCTATCAGCGAGACCTTGGTCCAATGTTACCCGGAGATCTCGCACCTTTCTTCTCAGGTGAAATCCCATGGGCACTTCCTATATTTTACTTCCCGATTCTGTTGAATGGCTATTTACTGGCAGTTTTAATGCTTGGTGACCGTTCGGACTCACTATATATCCGCTATCCTGTTGTCGTGGCACTTGTCATAATGCTTGATCTTATCCTTGACCCAGGTGCTGTCTCACTTAATTTCTGGGAGTGGAATCATCCAACTGAATTACTGGGCTGGGATGATCCTGGAATCTACTATGGTGTTCCAGTCATGAACTATCTAGGCTGGGTTGTTTCTGGATCAATTGCCGTTGGATTGATTCACTTTTCATTTGATCACGAAAAAATCAAAACAAGACTATCTGAATGTGAGTTCTTCTTAGATGATCTTATTAACTTCGCAATTTTCTGGGGTCTTGTTAATCTCTACTTCGGTAACTGGGCGGCATTTGCCCTTACTCTTGTTATTCTAACCGTATTGTACCGAGCTGACTGGTTTGATTTCGCAGGTATTGGGACTTCCAATCAATCCGTAAGCCGATAG
- a CDS encoding polyprenyl synthetase family protein, which produces MELLDYRRNLVESRLEEVIDEIEHEELATEMRHVTLSGGKRVRPMLTLFCCEAAGGDPEKAIDFAVGIELVHTASLVIDDIIDESEIRRGVDSAWIEFGYGPAIIASDGLLGEAFALFQSDPRATRIVAEAMVDLGEGEAMELADRPVNKSEYRDLARRKTGALFRAAAELGGVAADASPKTIDALGEYAERVGIAFQIRDDVLDSIAETEKLGKPTGIDADMDRPSIVHVTELSANEADAYAQQESRKAVEALTRANLQNEQAEQYLRDLAEFVVQRER; this is translated from the coding sequence ATGGAGTTGCTTGATTACCGCCGGAATCTTGTTGAATCTCGTCTTGAGGAAGTTATCGACGAGATCGAACACGAAGAGCTCGCGACGGAGATGCGCCATGTTACCCTTTCCGGTGGTAAGCGTGTTCGACCGATGCTTACACTCTTTTGTTGTGAGGCTGCTGGTGGTGATCCCGAGAAAGCAATTGACTTTGCAGTAGGTATTGAACTTGTTCATACTGCTTCCCTTGTCATCGACGACATTATTGATGAATCTGAAATTCGCCGCGGCGTAGACAGCGCTTGGATAGAATTCGGGTATGGTCCAGCCATCATCGCAAGCGACGGTCTACTTGGCGAAGCATTTGCTTTGTTCCAATCGGATCCACGAGCTACTCGAATAGTTGCTGAAGCAATGGTTGATTTGGGTGAGGGAGAAGCTATGGAGCTGGCAGACCGCCCCGTAAACAAATCTGAATACCGTGATCTAGCTCGTCGGAAAACTGGAGCCTTGTTCCGTGCTGCTGCTGAACTTGGCGGTGTCGCAGCGGATGCTAGCCCCAAGACAATTGATGCGCTCGGGGAATATGCTGAACGTGTTGGAATTGCATTTCAGATCCGCGATGATGTGCTTGACTCAATAGCTGAGACGGAAAAGCTTGGGAAGCCAACCGGAATTGATGCTGATATGGATCGGCCTTCTATCGTACATGTTACTGAACTCAGTGCCAACGAAGCAGATGCCTATGCTCAGCAAGAATCGCGCAAAGCTGTTGAAGCACTAACCCGAGCAAATTTACAGAACGAACAAGCAGAACAGTATCTTCGTGACTTGGCGGAGTTTGTGGTCCAGCGAGAACGCTAA
- a CDS encoding DUF373 family protein, with protein sequence MLLVLCVDLDDDLGRKTGIETPVIGREAVESAAVALATADPEDSDVNVLFKGLNVADSIEDESVVVAAVAGEDSSDVAANRQVGEEVDKILASLDTAEEVRALVVTDGAQDESVLPVIRSRVQVDGVRRVVVRQVQNLESMYYTIKQVLNDPETRGTILIPLGILLLVYPLATLASYFDLPGVVFGVTSGLLGLYLIGRGLGLEDTVDQSVDQVRSALYTGRVTLITYLVAIALLIIGGVSGIEELEAMQAAEGSLGIAETIAALVHGAVVWFAAAGITTSLGQITDAYLHQSLKWRYLNAPVYVIAIAIVLYAVSGFFIGAVSLSHLAAALTGGFILGVASTLVIAVIESRVPKDPASAS encoded by the coding sequence ATGCTGCTGGTCCTGTGCGTCGATCTGGACGATGATCTCGGGCGAAAAACCGGGATTGAAACACCAGTCATTGGGAGAGAAGCTGTCGAATCAGCAGCCGTAGCGCTTGCTACAGCAGATCCAGAAGATTCGGATGTGAATGTGCTATTTAAAGGACTTAATGTTGCTGACTCAATAGAGGATGAATCGGTGGTTGTTGCGGCAGTCGCCGGTGAAGACTCATCAGATGTGGCAGCAAATCGGCAGGTTGGCGAAGAGGTTGATAAGATTCTTGCCAGCCTCGATACGGCAGAAGAGGTTCGAGCATTGGTTGTTACAGATGGAGCGCAGGATGAAAGCGTGTTACCAGTAATCCGATCTCGGGTTCAAGTTGATGGGGTTCGGCGAGTTGTCGTTCGACAGGTGCAAAATCTTGAATCGATGTATTATACAATTAAGCAGGTTCTAAACGATCCGGAAACACGAGGAACGATTCTAATTCCCCTTGGAATTCTATTACTTGTTTATCCACTTGCGACATTAGCTAGTTACTTTGATCTCCCAGGAGTGGTATTTGGAGTAACTTCTGGACTACTTGGGCTGTACCTAATTGGACGAGGATTGGGATTAGAAGACACAGTCGATCAATCTGTGGATCAAGTACGGTCAGCACTGTACACCGGCCGCGTCACGCTGATCACGTATTTAGTTGCAATTGCACTGCTGATTATCGGGGGGGTAAGCGGAATCGAAGAGTTAGAGGCAATGCAGGCGGCAGAAGGATCGCTGGGGATTGCTGAAACGATCGCCGCATTAGTACATGGGGCAGTAGTCTGGTTCGCAGCGGCAGGAATTACAACTAGTCTCGGACAAATAACGGACGCATATCTGCATCAGAGCCTCAAATGGCGGTATCTAAATGCACCAGTGTATGTCATCGCAATTGCAATCGTTTTGTATGCTGTTAGTGGATTCTTTATTGGAGCAGTATCACTTTCACACCTCGCTGCGGCACTGACAGGCGGATTTATCCTTGGAGTTGCAAGCACATTGGTTATTGCCGTTATTGAATCTCGAGTTCCAAAAGATCCGGCCTCCGCATCTTGA
- a CDS encoding Brp/Blh family beta-carotene 15,15'-dioxygenase — protein MTQSADYRTSTVEQYLSTVIFRPAWVGFGLISIAFILGAEIPLEYQWIPLAASIVLLGLPHGAVDHLALPRIYNSTLNLRWIFIVVGLYALFGGLYLLLWFVMPVVAFAVFIGITWLHWGQGELYPLLRIAHVEHLSGPVMRGLTTLVRGALPMLVPLIAFPDQYQLVAEELVGLYSVSAAATIESVFTTELQVGVAIFVGILIMITLAAGGFTAIQQGSLKGWALDAGETGLLVVFFLSVPPILAIGIYFCFWHALRHIARLIAVDQRASVALDTGNWRETVWRFIRDAAPLTFVSILLLGILYVISPGTPSTVAEYIALYLVLIAVLTLPHVVVVSWMDYRQQIFTRI, from the coding sequence ATGACGCAATCTGCAGACTATCGAACTTCGACAGTTGAACAATACCTATCGACAGTGATCTTTAGGCCAGCATGGGTTGGGTTTGGGCTAATTTCAATAGCGTTTATTCTTGGAGCAGAAATACCTCTTGAGTATCAGTGGATACCGCTTGCTGCAAGCATTGTTCTTCTTGGATTACCGCATGGAGCGGTTGACCATTTAGCCTTGCCACGGATTTATAACTCAACGCTGAACCTACGATGGATATTTATTGTTGTTGGACTGTATGCGCTTTTTGGAGGGTTATACCTGCTGTTGTGGTTTGTTATGCCGGTTGTCGCATTTGCAGTGTTCATTGGAATAACATGGTTACATTGGGGACAAGGTGAATTGTACCCATTGCTCCGGATAGCACACGTTGAACATCTTTCTGGACCAGTAATGCGAGGGTTAACAACACTTGTTCGAGGGGCTTTACCGATGCTTGTGCCACTAATAGCATTTCCTGATCAGTACCAGCTAGTTGCTGAGGAACTGGTTGGGCTTTACAGTGTCTCAGCGGCTGCAACGATAGAAAGCGTATTTACGACTGAACTTCAGGTAGGGGTTGCTATATTCGTCGGAATATTGATTATGATTACGCTGGCTGCTGGTGGATTCACTGCTATACAACAGGGCAGCCTGAAAGGGTGGGCACTTGATGCTGGCGAGACAGGACTACTGGTTGTATTTTTTCTTTCAGTTCCTCCAATATTAGCGATTGGGATATACTTTTGCTTCTGGCATGCACTTCGGCATATTGCCCGATTAATTGCAGTTGATCAGCGGGCAAGTGTTGCACTTGACACGGGAAACTGGAGAGAAACAGTATGGCGATTTATCCGTGATGCTGCACCACTAACATTTGTATCAATCTTGCTACTGGGCATACTATACGTGATTTCGCCTGGAACTCCAAGCACGGTTGCAGAGTATATCGCACTGTACTTAGTGTTAATTGCTGTGTTAACTCTTCCACATGTTGTTGTTGTCAGCTGGATGGACTACAGACAGCAAATATTCACTAGAATCTGA
- a CDS encoding prenyltransferase: MERASYLIKLSRPRFWFYLAGPIIVAVAYAASDPSELITFTTVGMFLYFLAPANIYLYGINDLFDADIDQENPKKEEKEVRYRGQGYVPYIVLGSGAAMFLLFPFIDTAAWPWLVLYIILATEYSAPPFRFKTSPYLDSISNGLYVLPGVAAYVAVSGTHPPAEVVVGAWLWAMAMHTFSAIPDIEPDRRAGIDTTATALGKQNTYVYCIGVWLISALAFSFYSLYSGVVIGVYAALAAGIMISSVPIDRAYWWYPYINTVVGAVLTLWALLNLIPPSTLI, translated from the coding sequence ATGGAACGTGCATCGTATCTTATCAAACTCTCACGTCCACGATTCTGGTTCTATCTTGCTGGTCCGATTATTGTCGCAGTAGCGTATGCAGCATCTGATCCAAGCGAGTTAATCACGTTCACGACTGTCGGGATGTTCTTGTACTTCCTTGCCCCAGCAAACATCTACCTGTACGGTATTAACGATTTATTTGATGCTGATATCGATCAAGAGAACCCAAAAAAAGAAGAGAAAGAGGTGAGATATCGAGGTCAAGGCTATGTCCCGTACATTGTTCTGGGAAGCGGGGCTGCAATGTTTCTCCTGTTCCCATTTATTGACACTGCAGCATGGCCATGGTTGGTACTGTATATAATCTTAGCTACAGAGTACAGTGCCCCTCCTTTCCGATTCAAAACGTCGCCGTATCTTGATTCTATATCAAACGGATTGTACGTTCTTCCGGGTGTAGCAGCATATGTCGCTGTCTCTGGTACGCATCCTCCGGCTGAAGTTGTTGTCGGTGCTTGGCTTTGGGCAATGGCAATGCATACCTTCTCTGCAATCCCCGATATCGAGCCAGATCGACGGGCAGGAATTGATACAACTGCCACTGCACTTGGTAAGCAAAATACGTATGTTTATTGTATCGGTGTCTGGCTCATCTCAGCACTTGCATTCAGTTTTTACAGCCTGTACTCTGGAGTTGTAATTGGAGTTTATGCTGCGCTTGCAGCCGGTATTATGATCTCTTCGGTGCCGATTGATCGAGCATACTGGTGGTACCCGTACATTAATACCGTTGTTGGAGCCGTTCTCACGCTTTGGGCTCTACTCAATCTTATCCCACCATCGACATTGATCTGA
- a CDS encoding phytoene/squalene synthase family protein, giving the protein MPSDEYVRQCKQIHRETGRTFYFATQLLPERVRRPTYVLYAFFRIADEVVDSEKAETIPGDEQRRRLEVLREQALGEKEPTRPELKAFLEVKEEYDIPDEEINVFIDAMKTDIDKSRYETFGELRDYMRGSASAVGVMMTAIMEPENRDKALPHAKALGEAYQMSNFLRDVREDIIQRNRIYLPLETLDRHGVTEDQIEDLEYSPGFGEAIRDELLRTEQLYHEGVAGIRLLPKDCQFAVLLASVMYSDYHTQIREYDYDVLNNEPSLSMPRKLSLFARTRVRWQLSKDPDRVFRKVSPLVLPESPSDPQDVTDRVLTYND; this is encoded by the coding sequence ATGCCAAGTGATGAATACGTCCGGCAATGTAAGCAGATTCACCGGGAAACGGGCCGCACGTTCTATTTTGCGACACAGTTGCTACCAGAGCGAGTACGACGACCAACCTATGTCTTGTACGCATTTTTCAGAATTGCAGACGAGGTAGTCGATAGTGAAAAAGCAGAGACAATACCAGGTGATGAGCAGCGTCGTCGTCTGGAAGTGTTGCGAGAACAGGCACTCGGGGAAAAAGAGCCAACACGCCCAGAGCTGAAGGCGTTTCTTGAGGTAAAAGAAGAGTATGATATCCCCGATGAAGAGATCAATGTTTTTATCGACGCGATGAAGACAGATATTGATAAAAGTCGGTACGAGACATTTGGGGAACTTCGAGACTATATGAGGGGATCAGCCTCAGCTGTTGGAGTGATGATGACTGCAATCATGGAGCCGGAAAACCGGGATAAAGCACTACCTCACGCGAAAGCACTTGGGGAAGCATACCAAATGTCAAATTTTCTCCGTGACGTGCGAGAAGACATTATTCAGCGAAATCGGATCTATCTGCCACTGGAGACATTAGACCGGCATGGAGTAACTGAAGACCAAATCGAGGATCTGGAATATAGTCCCGGGTTTGGTGAGGCAATTCGTGACGAGCTACTGAGAACAGAGCAACTATATCATGAAGGTGTCGCCGGGATTCGACTACTACCCAAAGACTGTCAGTTTGCTGTTTTACTTGCATCGGTCATGTACTCTGATTATCACACCCAGATTCGAGAGTATGACTATGATGTATTGAATAACGAGCCAAGCCTCTCGATGCCGAGAAAGCTATCACTTTTCGCTCGGACGCGCGTGCGATGGCAACTGTCAAAAGATCCAGATCGTGTGTTTAGGAAGGTAAGCCCACTTGTTTTACCAGAAAGCCCATCCGACCCTCAAGACGTCACTGATAGAGTTTTAACATATAACGATTGA
- a CDS encoding V-type ATP synthase subunit I encodes MLHGYDSIDVVVGEGSQQAIEPVIADVDEIDAYEVFTGGDIVAIAAAGENAEELISDALVGTQFARIEVPDEEGEPSKRLDELQNERASLENEIKQIDEELEGIREEVEEFVLAAEQYLSARVHQKDIPLQFATTKRTFIAEGWVPTRQVEELKQTLQDAVGDHVEVEEIERANYNAVEHGEHEEEDDNNKASGQAASQSTEKAVTDGGQTVTMDETPPTKMNNPGPAKPFEKLVQVVNHPKYSELDPTFIVFLTFPFAFGFMIADIAYGFLYMGIGYALWQFRSEMLNALGWVAVWCGAFTAIFGYFYDDFLGLPTGLETPGVGLLYKGYEPYAADIESGVFGLGAVEWAQLWILVAIVFGVIHMSVGWTMNFINEREHSLSHAVFGSFTWIAAAVGLYMFLFSEVAAGLEAIPAFIAGEEAVWSFVPVLEGSLPEVAGWIGIGLFVIGVIELDTVKESSGLSRFHPRFLDKHCPTSVFQQFFLQRVEWHSLC; translated from the coding sequence TTGCTACACGGCTATGACTCAATTGATGTTGTTGTCGGTGAAGGTAGCCAACAAGCAATTGAGCCAGTCATAGCAGATGTAGATGAAATTGACGCATACGAAGTGTTTACTGGTGGGGATATCGTCGCGATTGCTGCAGCTGGTGAAAACGCCGAAGAACTGATCAGTGACGCATTGGTTGGAACGCAGTTCGCACGGATTGAAGTCCCTGATGAAGAAGGAGAACCTTCGAAGCGACTGGATGAGTTGCAAAATGAGCGGGCATCTTTAGAGAACGAAATAAAGCAGATTGATGAAGAACTTGAAGGGATTCGTGAAGAAGTTGAAGAATTCGTTCTTGCTGCTGAGCAGTACCTATCAGCCCGAGTGCATCAAAAGGACATTCCACTGCAGTTTGCAACAACAAAGCGAACGTTCATCGCAGAAGGGTGGGTCCCAACTCGACAAGTTGAAGAGCTAAAACAGACACTACAAGATGCTGTCGGTGACCACGTCGAAGTCGAAGAGATTGAACGGGCAAACTACAACGCCGTAGAGCACGGAGAGCACGAAGAAGAGGATGACAATAATAAGGCTAGTGGTCAAGCAGCGAGCCAGTCTACAGAGAAGGCTGTAACAGATGGAGGCCAAACTGTTACAATGGATGAAACGCCTCCAACAAAAATGAACAATCCAGGACCAGCGAAACCGTTCGAAAAGCTGGTCCAAGTAGTCAACCATCCAAAATACTCTGAACTTGATCCTACGTTTATTGTCTTTCTGACGTTCCCATTCGCATTCGGGTTTATGATTGCCGATATCGCGTACGGGTTCCTGTACATGGGAATCGGATACGCACTTTGGCAGTTCCGTTCTGAGATGCTGAATGCACTTGGATGGGTTGCCGTCTGGTGCGGTGCGTTTACCGCCATCTTCGGATACTTTTATGATGATTTCCTTGGATTGCCGACTGGACTTGAAACACCAGGCGTAGGACTCTTATACAAAGGATATGAGCCGTACGCAGCAGACATCGAGTCCGGTGTGTTCGGCCTAGGTGCTGTTGAATGGGCACAATTGTGGATTCTAGTGGCCATTGTGTTCGGTGTCATCCACATGTCAGTTGGATGGACGATGAACTTCATTAACGAGCGGGAACATAGCCTGTCACACGCCGTCTTTGGATCATTTACCTGGATTGCAGCGGCAGTTGGGCTCTACATGTTCTTGTTCAGCGAAGTAGCAGCCGGACTCGAAGCAATTCCGGCGTTCATTGCTGGAGAAGAGGCAGTCTGGTCGTTTGTGCCGGTACTCGAAGGATCACTGCCTGAAGTCGCTGGCTGGATTGGTATCGGCCTGTTCGTGATTGGGGTGATCGAATTGGATACGGTGAAGGAATCATCGGGGTTATCGAGATTCCATCCCAGATTCTTGGACAAACACTGTCCTACCTCCGTATTCCAGCAGTTCTTCTTGCAAAGGGTGGAATGGCACTCGTTGTGCTGA
- a CDS encoding NAD(P)/FAD-dependent oxidoreductase produces MNKLDGTSITIVGSGIGGLANACYLAKAGADVTVLEKNEQPGGRVSRLYRDGFTFDMGPSWYLMPDAFDRFFDHFNHTTDDFYDLTHLDPHYSIHFTDGDYVEISGDIDKLAGLFEYYEDGAGEQFHDYLTESKHTYEIGMEHFVYTDRSRLRDWLDPSILWKARGLDVRNNMQHHVDQYFDHPKLQQIIQYSLLFLGGSPKTTPALYSLMSHLDFNLGVWYPDGGLGSVVDALVEIGDNLGVDYYVNAEVKNIRGRRGAFIVDVEQTNQNGESPLSEVSDNPPTAIAVPNDGPPESTSNHESGSAEVMSDLVVLNTDLTHAEQELLPPEKSAYGEDYWDSRTYSPAAFVMYLGVEGDLPELSHHSLIMPVDWSEHFESIFDDPSWPDNPSYYICVPSKTDDSVAPDGHHNIVALVPIAPGIEDNSTIREGFRDQLIDALAEHANTDIQDRIVVEESFCISDFVGRYNSNQGSALGIAHTKMQTAMFRPNHRYPGVSGLYATGGNTNPGAGVPMCLISGEITADKIISDIA; encoded by the coding sequence ATGAACAAACTAGATGGAACCTCCATTACGATCGTTGGGAGCGGGATTGGTGGGCTGGCAAATGCTTGTTACTTAGCAAAAGCTGGTGCTGATGTAACAGTACTTGAGAAAAATGAGCAACCTGGTGGTCGAGTTAGCCGGCTTTATCGCGATGGATTTACGTTTGATATGGGGCCATCTTGGTATCTGATGCCCGATGCCTTTGACCGATTTTTCGACCATTTTAATCATACGACAGATGACTTCTATGACCTTACTCACTTAGACCCTCACTACAGTATTCACTTTACGGATGGTGACTATGTTGAAATTTCAGGTGATATTGACAAACTAGCTGGCCTTTTTGAGTACTACGAAGACGGGGCTGGAGAGCAATTTCATGATTATCTGACTGAATCTAAGCACACTTACGAGATTGGAATGGAACATTTCGTTTACACCGATCGATCTCGACTCCGGGATTGGCTTGATCCTTCGATCCTCTGGAAAGCACGTGGGCTTGATGTTCGAAACAATATGCAACACCACGTCGATCAGTACTTTGATCATCCTAAACTCCAGCAAATTATACAGTATTCTCTCCTGTTCCTTGGTGGTTCTCCGAAAACCACGCCGGCCCTCTATAGCTTGATGAGCCATCTTGACTTCAATCTCGGGGTCTGGTATCCAGATGGCGGCCTTGGATCTGTTGTTGATGCACTGGTTGAAATAGGTGATAATCTCGGAGTTGATTATTATGTCAACGCTGAGGTGAAAAATATTCGTGGCCGCCGCGGAGCATTCATCGTTGATGTTGAACAGACAAATCAAAATGGAGAATCACCACTTTCTGAGGTTTCTGATAATCCCCCAACTGCAATCGCCGTTCCAAACGATGGCCCACCGGAATCTACTAGTAATCATGAGAGTGGTTCTGCTGAGGTAATGTCTGACCTTGTTGTTCTCAACACAGACCTTACACACGCTGAACAAGAACTTTTACCACCAGAAAAAAGCGCGTATGGTGAAGATTATTGGGATTCACGAACATATTCTCCGGCTGCATTTGTCATGTACCTCGGTGTCGAGGGCGATTTGCCTGAACTTAGTCATCACTCCCTGATTATGCCAGTTGACTGGTCTGAGCACTTCGAGTCAATCTTTGATGATCCGTCGTGGCCGGACAACCCTTCCTACTACATATGTGTTCCATCCAAAACCGATGACTCAGTCGCTCCTGATGGACATCATAATATCGTTGCTCTGGTCCCAATCGCACCCGGAATTGAAGATAATTCAACTATTCGTGAAGGGTTCCGTGATCAACTGATCGATGCCTTGGCAGAGCATGCTAATACAGATATCCAGGATCGAATTGTCGTAGAAGAATCATTTTGTATCTCCGATTTTGTCGGTCGATATAACAGTAATCAAGGGTCTGCGCTAGGTATTGCCCACACAAAAATGCAAACAGCAATGTTCCGACCAAATCATCGATATCCTGGTGTTAGCGGATTGTATGCAACCGGGGGCAACACTAATCCTGGCGCCGGTGTACCGATGTGTCTTATTAGCGGAGAAATCACTGCTGATAAAATCATAAGCGACATAGCGTAA
- a CDS encoding methyltransferase domain-containing protein, with amino-acid sequence MGVLENKRRARFFYKYLSQVYDEINPYIWNEEMRDTAMSMIDIQQDDMVLDVGCGTGFATEALIERSDNVYGLDQSAHQLENAWKKLGKHDPVTFTFGDAERLPFASDTFDVVWSSGSIEYWPNPVLALREFNRVLKPGGEVLVVGPNNPETTVMEKLADAIMLFYGKAEADRMFTEAGFTHIDHTLMGPEYKPEVAIVTTAQAPDFETS; translated from the coding sequence ATGGGAGTCCTTGAGAACAAACGTCGTGCTCGATTCTTCTATAAATATCTCTCTCAGGTGTATGACGAGATTAACCCATACATCTGGAATGAAGAAATGCGCGATACGGCAATGTCGATGATAGATATTCAGCAAGATGATATGGTGCTTGATGTTGGTTGCGGGACTGGATTTGCAACTGAAGCACTCATTGAGCGCTCGGATAACGTATATGGTCTCGACCAGAGCGCACACCAGCTTGAAAATGCATGGAAGAAATTAGGTAAACACGACCCAGTAACCTTCACCTTCGGTGATGCAGAACGACTTCCTTTTGCCTCAGATACATTTGATGTTGTCTGGTCATCTGGTTCAATTGAATATTGGCCTAACCCAGTGCTTGCACTCCGTGAGTTTAACCGCGTTCTCAAACCCGGAGGAGAGGTTCTTGTTGTTGGACCAAATAACCCCGAAACAACAGTAATGGAAAAACTTGCAGATGCAATTATGCTCTTCTACGGGAAGGCTGAGGCTGATCGAATGTTTACTGAAGCTGGCTTTACCCATATTGATCATACGCTGATGGGTCCAGAGTACAAACCAGAAGTCGCAATCGTTACCACTGCTCAGGCCCCGGACTTTGAAACGTCGTAA
- a CDS encoding V-type ATP synthase subunit C, with protein sequence MTPGRLPREITGSANPEYVNSRVRTRRKKLFDDDDYRKLIRMGTSGIARFLEESEYEDEINTLGARYSGVDLIEYALNRNIASHFRDLLRWSDGRVHDQIAKYLRKYDVWNIKTVLRGIYTDSDPEEIKTDFIRAGELSDRVLDQMAESESIDNAVNLLDGTVYHNPLVEAMSEYQDTNALVPLENALDREFYTLMMEGMSAIGGDDGATRQYVEFLQAEIDFRNTRNALRLARSGADMDPAEYFIDGGRLFTPEQLRQLVNNTDELVGHIRESRYGEELSDALNQLEQAESLIQFEHALDAALLKYSDRLASVYPMSITTIMSYILAKEREVENIRAIARGREVGLSEEEIEEELVIL encoded by the coding sequence ATGACACCAGGGCGCCTGCCAAGAGAGATAACCGGGTCAGCAAATCCGGAATATGTGAATTCACGTGTCCGGACACGGCGGAAAAAGCTGTTCGATGACGATGACTATCGAAAGTTGATCCGGATGGGAACGAGTGGGATCGCTCGCTTTTTAGAAGAAAGCGAGTACGAAGACGAAATTAACACGCTTGGCGCTCGATACAGCGGTGTTGATCTAATAGAGTATGCGTTAAACCGCAATATTGCTTCACATTTTAGAGACTTACTCCGCTGGTCCGATGGACGGGTTCACGATCAAATTGCAAAGTATCTCCGGAAGTACGATGTGTGGAACATCAAAACAGTTCTACGTGGGATATACACAGATTCAGACCCAGAGGAAATTAAGACGGATTTCATTCGCGCCGGTGAATTAAGCGATCGAGTGCTTGATCAGATGGCAGAGTCTGAGTCAATTGACAATGCAGTAAATCTGTTGGATGGAACAGTATATCATAATCCACTTGTCGAAGCAATGTCGGAATATCAGGACACAAATGCATTGGTTCCATTGGAAAATGCACTTGATCGGGAGTTTTACACATTGATGATGGAAGGAATGTCAGCGATTGGTGGAGATGACGGAGCGACTCGACAATACGTAGAGTTCCTGCAAGCCGAAATTGACTTCCGGAATACTCGAAACGCGTTGCGTCTTGCTCGAAGTGGTGCAGACATGGACCCAGCGGAGTACTTCATTGATGGTGGGCGTCTGTTTACCCCAGAGCAACTTCGACAACTTGTTAACAACACCGACGAGTTGGTTGGTCATATTCGAGAGAGTAGGTATGGAGAAGAGCTCTCAGACGCTCTAAACCAATTAGAGCAGGCGGAAAGCCTGATTCAGTTCGAGCATGCGTTGGATGCAGCATTGCTGAAATACTCTGACCGTCTCGCGAGCGTATACCCAATGTCGATCACGACAATTATGAGTTACATCCTCGCGAAAGAAC